The genomic interval TACAAGCGCTAAATCCCATTTTCCAATAGTTCAGATGGTCTGAGAAATCGATTCCAGTTAGTGATTTTGGTCCGTTGAATTTTTTGACTGGAAGTTGTGTGAAATAATCCATCTTTTTAGTGAATTTTCGGGATCCCTTTCCTTTACCAAATTTATTGACAACGGTGATGTAGTTTCCACGTGAACCGTAAAAAAGCTTCAAAAATCCAATTGGATAATCCTGTGTGCGTTTGGCTTCGTTGAAATAACCAATCATTTCCAAACAAACCATTCCAACTAGTTCGGTATTCGAGTCTTTGAGTGATTTGGCATGAACAAAACTTCCCATATATTCCGTTCTAAAATAAGGAGGTTCTTCTAAGGTGTAAGCAACAAGTTCAATACATTTATTTACCGATTTTCCTTTTAGAAGTCGTGCCAATTCTAATAATCCAACAATTCCAGAAGCATTGTCGTCCGCACCTTCCTGATTGCCACAAACATCGTAATGAGCTCCGATGACGAGCTTTTTAGCCTCTTTTTGATTGAAGCGCGCAATGACGTTTTTATAAGTCAAACCGCGAACTTGGTAGCTTTGATAGAAAACGGTATCTGCATATTCTTGGAAATCATTGAAAATGAAATCCGCACACAAATTCAACTGATCGATATTTTGATAATTCCGTGGTTTTGGAGTTTTTGTAAGAACGGTTAGAAGTTCTTTGATACGGATTGTATCGGCCTGACTATAGCTAATACTACTCAATAGAAATATGCTAAGTAAAGTAAAGAATTTCATAGTTTCTCGGATGAGATGGATAGTACAATTGGAAATATAAAAAGTTTAAATCTTCCTAATCCAGAAATAACCTGAAGTTCGGGTTTTGTTGATTGAATGGTAATTTTTCATGACTAATTTTCATTCTCGGGCGTAATATTGCGGAATTACGTCTGAATTACTGTTTTCATTTTAGAATTCCAAAATCCACATGATAATGATCATCGTGTAAGCTGTCAATTAGTTCACTCAAGTTAGCAGCAAAATAAATACCACTAGCCTTTAGTTTTTTGCGGTATTCGCTTGCAAACAAATCATCCTTCAACGCAATTTTTAAAATGACTTTTTCAATTTTTAGTCCATTCTTTTTTGCTTGAGTATTCAATTCTAAAAGGTGTTGAGCCATCAAATTGAAATCAATGGAGTAAGAAGTGTCTTCTTTTCCAATTTTTAACATACTTCGAGATTTCAGGATGATATTTTTGCATAATTCAGCCAAAAAGAATAGTTTAGCCATTATTCACTGAATTATTACACTATGAAAAACATTTATTTATCTCTCTGTGCTCTATTTGGGTTCAGTTTTTTAGGCTTATCTCAAAACCTAGACAGTGTGTCTTATCCCAATGGAGACGGAACATTAAGTTGATGGTACATTCAAAAAGATGTTATTCTTTTTCAATGCCAAAACGGTTCAGAATACTCTGGTTATCTTGATACATTTGTTGTTGACGATATGAACTATTATTACAATGAAGCCGCTAAAATGAACGAGTTACTATTGAATAGCAATGCCACATACACTGATTTATTAGCCTTAAAAGATTCAATTATTGCATCTGGTCAATTACGAATGTTTGCGCCTGTTTTGACAAAATACCCTTACAATGCAAATGTGCAACAAAGGTATTACCGCACAGATGATCAATTATTGATTACTTTTCATGATCCTCTTATAGATTCAGCAACTATAGCAAGTTTTGCCAATGAGTATCAATTGAAACTAGTGCATAAACCATCTACTTTGCTAAATAATTCCGTAAGTTGGGGGTATATTTTTAAGTTAGATGCAAAACCAGATACTATTTTGAATACGATTATCATGGCAAATGTCATTGCAACCTATGAATCAGCATTGGTGAAATACGTAACTCCCAATATTATTGGAGGTGACTTCTTAGACTGTGGGGTTGTATCAGAAATGAATACTTCTACAGGAGGAATTAGTGGTACATGGCATATCCGCAACGAAGGACAAGTTATTTGGAACGGACAATCTGGTGTCAATGATGCCGATGCCGATATTTGTGAATGCTGGGGAGCTGGGTTTACTGGTGATGGAGTTAAAATTGGGGTGATCGATGAAGGAGGGTTTGAATCAAGCCATCCAGATATAAAACCTTTTGGGGCAGGGTTTAATGCCACTTTACCTCTAAATACATATCCTCCTTCTGGTACTGATTTTTACAGTGATTATTCAGGACATGGGATGGCAGTTTCTGGAGTCATTGGAGCTACACCAAACAACACCTCCTTGGGTGAACGTTGGGCTGCTGGTGTGGCTTATGATGCCACGTTGCATCCATACCTTGTTAATCTTTCCGCAACGCAGGTTTTGGAAGCGCTTCAAGCCGCGAACGAAATGGGAATGGATGTGGTAAACATGAGTTTTCGAATTCCATTTGATGCAAATATAAATAATCATATTACAAATTCATTGACCACTACTCGATTTGTTAATGGTCAATACAGAGGTGTTATTTTTGTCGCTGCAACTGGTAATGACAATTTGCAAGCGAGTAATTTTCCTGCAAATCATCCGGGTGTTATTGGTGTGGGGATGACTAACCCCGAAGATTATCGTTCGAATTACGATCTAGTAAATACTTGGACAACTAATCCAAATAAGGGTTCAACCTATGGACCTCCTAGTTTTAATTACGATGTGGTTGCTCCAGGAGAAATTATTATGACCTTAGATTTAAAAGGGGCTAATGGATTTGATGCAGGAGATTATATTGTTCCGCTTGCTGGAACCTCCTTTTCAACACCCATTGTTTCTGGGATAGCAAGTATTCTTCTTCAAAAGAATCCAAATTTAACGTACGCTGAAGTGAAAAACTTGATTCGAAATGGGGCTGATAAAGTGAGACCATCGACGTATAATTATTCCATGTATCCTGGAACTCCTGGATATAATAATGAAATGTTTTATGGACGTGTTAGTTGTATTAATTCTCTCAATCAGGTGCTGGGAATTAATGAGAACAGCCTTCAAAAATTAACAGTACAAAGTTTCACAAATTATAACTACGTATTGGTTTTACCAGAGTTTAAGGAGAATCAACGGGTAACCATTGTAAATGCCTTGGGACAAACTGTCTGGGAAGAAAGTGTTGTAGAGAGTAAATATGGTGTTGAATTTTCGATGGAAAAATTTTCAAGTGGGTTGTATCTCTTGAATCTGTATGAAAATGAGGTGCTTCTAGGAAATTTTAAGTTAATTAAATAGAGAATGCGTTTTTGGATGATGTTTGTTTTGTGTGTTGCGCCATTGATTTCAATGGCGCAACAGGCATTTTTCAAAGAATACTGGAGAGATGAATTTAATGCTCAAAAAAGTATCAAATGCTATACTGCAAGTGAAGTGGCAGATGGTTTTCTCATAGCTGGGGTAAAATACGATGTGTCTTATTTGGATTCATACACCTTTATAGCAAAATTGGACAATCAAGGAGATTTAATGTCTCTAACCTTAGATAGCACCTACTATATTGGACAGTATGTATCGAGTATTATCAAGGATAATTCCATGTATATAGTTGGTATAAAGGAGGATATAGCACCAGTAAAGCAAAGACAAAAATTTCTTGCAAAATTCACCTTATCTGGTGATATACTTTGGATTAAACCATTTGGTGATACCTCCAAATATCTATTTGATAATTCTGTCCGTAAAATTCAGTCTACCGATTCAGGCCTCATTGTTTTTGGTAGCTCTACAGGAACGAATGGTACTACCGATGCAGAAGTTACATTTTTAA from Fluviicola taffensis DSM 16823 carries:
- a CDS encoding M28 family peptidase, coding for MKFFTLLSIFLLSSISYSQADTIRIKELLTVLTKTPKPRNYQNIDQLNLCADFIFNDFQEYADTVFYQSYQVRGLTYKNVIARFNQKEAKKLVIGAHYDVCGNQEGADDNASGIVGLLELARLLKGKSVNKCIELVAYTLEEPPYFRTEYMGSFVHAKSLKDSNTELVGMVCLEMIGYFNEAKRTQDYPIGFLKLFYGSRGNYITVVNKFGKGKGSRKFTKKMDYFTQLPVKKFNGPKSLTGIDFSDHLNYWKMGFSACMVTDTAFYRNKNYHQKTDEMGTLNISKMAQVIDGIFLSILA
- a CDS encoding S8 family peptidase; the protein is MNELLLNSNATYTDLLALKDSIIASGQLRMFAPVLTKYPYNANVQQRYYRTDDQLLITFHDPLIDSATIASFANEYQLKLVHKPSTLLNNSVSWGYIFKLDAKPDTILNTIIMANVIATYESALVKYVTPNIIGGDFLDCGVVSEMNTSTGGISGTWHIRNEGQVIWNGQSGVNDADADICECWGAGFTGDGVKIGVIDEGGFESSHPDIKPFGAGFNATLPLNTYPPSGTDFYSDYSGHGMAVSGVIGATPNNTSLGERWAAGVAYDATLHPYLVNLSATQVLEALQAANEMGMDVVNMSFRIPFDANINNHITNSLTTTRFVNGQYRGVIFVAATGNDNLQASNFPANHPGVIGVGMTNPEDYRSNYDLVNTWTTNPNKGSTYGPPSFNYDVVAPGEIIMTLDLKGANGFDAGDYIVPLAGTSFSTPIVSGIASILLQKNPNLTYAEVKNLIRNGADKVRPSTYNYSMYPGTPGYNNEMFYGRVSCINSLNQVLGINENSLQKLTVQSFTNYNYVLVLPEFKENQRVTIVNALGQTVWEESVVESKYGVEFSMEKFSSGLYLLNLYENEVLLGNFKLIK